The Vidua chalybeata isolate OUT-0048 chromosome 30, bVidCha1 merged haplotype, whole genome shotgun sequence genomic interval CTGCGCCGCCCCCCCCCCGAGCGGCTGCCACCCCCTctgccgccccccgcccgcgccTACCCCCACGTGCCCTTCCGCCTCAAGGAGGAGGTCATGGAGTAAGGACGGGGCACGGGGGGAGGCACCTGCGGGGTGGGGGGCACCCAAGGGTGGGGGTACTCAGGGCTGAGGGCGCCCCAGGACGGGGCTGTGGCTCCCATGGGGCACCCGTGGGTTGGGGCACCCAAAAACGGGGGTGGGGCGGTGGGGGCGCCGGGGGAAGGGCGATGGGGCGGTAGCAGAGGGGTGACAAAGGCGATGCCAGGGCTGTGGTGGGTGGCGGCAGGTGGTGCTGGAAGGTGCCAGGGCGGtgccggggcggtgccggggcggTGCCAGGGCGGTGCCGGGGCGGTGCCACGCGGGCACAGGCAGGGACGGGAGGTGCCAGGCGGGTGCCGCTCGCGGGTCCCCGCGGCGCCGGTTCTGGCGCCGCCGCTGTCGGTGACAGCGGCCCTGTCGCGACAGGCTGCTGCCCAGGAACGGCTGCTCGTGCGAGGCGGAGGCCGAGGCGGGGCTGGCGCTGCCGCTCCGCCGGCGGCTCTtcgggcccggcccggcggggctggACTTCGCCAGCGCCTTCGCCCccggggagcggccgcggcAGCTGCGGCTGCGGGAGCGCGAGTACCGCAATTACCGGAACCGGTGAGCGCaggcgggcggcgggggggaTGCCCGGGGCACCTCGGGCCGGACGGGACCCCGGGCTCAGCACCGGGGGGGAGGCTGGGACCCCCAAGCCGGGTGTGGGGTGCGCGCCCCGGACTGACCGGTCCGGCCGCAGCGTGGGACTCCCCGGGGACCCCCGGCTGAAGCCGCGGTGCCCCCCCCCCGCAGGGTGCAGACCCCCGCCGACCGCCTGCTCATCGTCCCGGCCAACTCCCCTCTGGAGTACCCGGCGCAGGGGGTGGAGGTGCGGCCGCTGCAGACCGTGCTGGTGCCCGGtgagggggcgcggggggcaGCACGGGGTGGGGGGCACGGGGGTGGGGGGCACCGGCTCAAGGACGGGAACACACGGGGGGGGCGAGGGCACAGAATGGGGGAAACACGGGGGTGGGGAGCGCTGGAGGAGGCACAGGGTTggggggggcacctgggggggacacggggtgggtgtccctgggcagggggtgCCCCCGGATGGCtcggggggggggcagggggtcCCTCCGGGGGTCTCTGGGCCTCACCCCCGTGTCGCGGcccccagggctcagcctgcAGGCGCCGGCCAGGAGCAGGTACCAGGTGAGGACCAGGGCGGGGCAcgggggaggggctggggagggggcgtGGAGGAGGGGGCGTGGCTCGAGTGGACTGGGCAGGGGCGTGGCGACATGGGCGTGGCCTGTCCGGTCTGTGGGTGTGTCCATGGGGTGGGCGGGGCAGTGGAGTGActggggcggggccggggcgcgcACCTTCCCCCCCCGTGTTCCGCCTCCCCGCTTTGGGGGGTCCCTGCCGtgccccccccccgggccccccgtGACGTGCCGCCCCCAGGTGAACCTGACGGCCTCGCTGGGAACGCTGGCGGTGGCGGCCGAGGTGGAGGGCGTGGCGCTGCGCGGGGAGGGGCAGCCGCACCTGTCCTTGGCCGCCGCGCACTTGGACCACCTGAACCGGCAGCTGCAGTTCGTCACCTACACCAACACCCAGTTCCACCCCGACACCGCCGACATCGGTGGGTACggggcagctgccaggctgccaggagcggcgcggggggcgcTGATTCCGGGACCCCCGGCAACCCCCGAGCCCTGGGAGCCCcggcacccccagaccccccgCGCTCCTGGGAACCCCAGCGCCCCCCGGGGCCGCGGCTGACCCTTGGGAACTCCAGCACCCCTGGGGCCCCCAGCGACCCCCCGATCCCCCCTGGTTGTCCCCTGGATGCCCAGTTCCCCCCGGGAGCTCCGGATCCCCGATGcccacagggacccccccagaTCCCCGATGCCCACAGGGACACCCGGGGTGTCCCTGGAACCCTCGGGCTACCCCCAACGCCCCCCTCGTTCCCCGTGTCCTCCGGTGACCCCCGCCCCCCGGCAGTCCCCgcctcccccggccccgctgcccctcCCGGcgccccccgtgcccccccctTGCCCCCAGCCGCCCCTCGCCCTGCAGTGCAGTTCTCCACCGACGGCCACTCCGCCGCCTTCGCCATCCGCATCCGGCACCCGCCCACGCCCCGCCTGTACGGCCCGGGGACCGCCAGCGACAGCGACggggacagcgacagcgacagcaGCGGGGACGGGGGTGAGCGCGGGCCGGCAGCCCGACACCGGCCCTGCCCGGGCCCGGCGCTCCCGGTGCTCCCGgggctcccatccctgctccttggGACAGTCCCAGGGCTCTCCGTGTTCAGTGCTCCCGGTGCCCCCAGTGCCCGTatctcagtgtccccagtgtccccaatgcccccagAGCCAGAatcccagtactcccagtgttcccagtgccagtatcccagtactcccagtgtacccagtgttcccagtgctgcagacagCTGTTTCTGCCACTATCAGTGCCCCCAGCCCtaccagtgctcccagtcccagtcccagtgtgGGAGCCCAATCCTCCCGGTGTGGgtgcccagtgctcccagtgagtgtcccagtgctcccagtacagGTTCCCAGTTcaggctcccagtgctcccagcgctcccagtgcaggctcccagtgctcccagcgctcccagtgcaggctcccagctctcccagcgctcccagttcaggctcccagtgctcctAGCGCTCCCAGTGcaggctcccagtgctcccagcgctcccagtgcaggctcccagctctcccagtgctcccagttcaggctcccagtgctcccagtgcaggctcccagtgcctcccccaccccccaggGTACAACATCTCGGCGCTGGTGACAGTGGCCACCAAGACGTTCCTGCGCTATGACAAACTGCGGGGGCTCATCGCCAGCATCCGCCGCTTCTACCCCTCTGTCACCATCGTGGTGGCCGACGACAGCCAGCGCCCCGAGCCCCTGTCCGGGCCCCACCTGGAGCACTACCTCATGCCCTTCGGCAAGGTGGGCccactgaggggacacgggatgGGGCCAGGGTCCCCGGACAGGGGACACGGGTGCTGGCAGAGCCACGGGGCTGTGGGACACgggaggggctggcaggagctgaggtCCCCAAAAACGGGGGGACGTGGAGGTCTGGGACTgcagagaggggacagtggggtcctgtggggctgtgggttCCTGGGCGTGGcaggggggctggcaggggtggAGACCCCCAGGGAGGGAGCcgggggcagggctggcagggcaggggtcCCTGGGGATGGGGGACAATGGGGAAGGGGGACATTGGAACTCTGTCAGAGCAGTGGCACCCCATAGAGGGGGGGGACATGTGAGGGAATGACAAAGTGGCAAAACCGCAGGGGGGCTCACGGGGGGTTGGCAGGGCTTGAGGGGcgtgggggacacgggggggggcTGTCAGGGCTGTGGGATCCCAGAGAAGGGGACACGAGGCCTGCAAGAGCTGTCGGTGCCCGGGgatgggggacacgggggtctCCCGGCGCCGCGGGGCTCAGGGGGGGCATCCGTGGGCACCTGCGGGGTGCGGGGGCGGTGCCCGAGGGTCCACGCTGCCCCCGCAGGGCTGGTTCGCCGGGAGGAACCTGGCGGTGTCGCAGGTGACCACCAAGTACGTGCTGTGGGTGGACGATGACTTCATCTTCACGCCCCGCACGCGGCTGGAGAAGCTGGTGGATGTGCTGGAGAGAACCAGCCTGGACCTGGTGCGGGGCACGGGGGGCAtgggggggctccggggggctCCAGGgggcaccaggagctgcagggggtaCGGGGGGTacggggggctgcaggggcacggGTGGGCGATGCTGGGGGTCGCGGTGGTCGTGGGTGGGtggcaccttggggacacccctgcTCCCGGTGCAGCCCCCCCGCGGCAgttcctgtgcccaggtgggcgATGCCGGCGGGGCCATCAGGGTCCCGGTGCCCAGGTGGGGGTTcaggggggtcccggtgccccgGTGGGGGTTCCGGGGGTCCCGGTGGGGGTTCTGGTGCCCAGGTGGGGGTTcaggggggtcccggtgccccgGTGGGGGTTCCGGGGGTCCCGGTGGGGGTTCTGGTGCCCAGGTGGGGGTTCAGGGGGTCCCGGTGCccaggtgctggcacagccccagcgcAGCGGccccgtcccatcccatcccatcccgccGGTGGGCGGTACCGGCGGGTCCCGGGCGGTCCCGGCGGGTcccgggcggtgccgggggtGCCGGTGCCGCCCCCCAGCGCCCCGCTGTGCCCGCAGGTGGGCGGCGCGGTGCGGGAGATCACCGGCTACACCACCACGTACCGGCAGCGGCTGAGCGtgcgcgggggcggcgcggggggcgaCTGCCTGCGGACCCGGCCCGGCTTCCACCACCGCCTCGCCGGCTTCCCCGCCTGCGTCGTCACCGACGGCGTCGTCAACTTCTTCCTGGCCCGCACCGACAAGGTGCGGCAGGTGGGCTTCGACCCCCGCCTGCGCCGCGTGGCTCACCTCGGTGAGGGCCGGGCACCGGCAGGGCCTGAGCGGGGGAGGGTCCCGGGGGGACCGGGGGGTCCCACAGGAGGGTcccgggggcaccgggggggtCCCACAGGAAGGGActgggggcaccggggggggtCCCACAGGAAGGGACTGGGGGGATCGGGGGGGTCAGTCTAAGGGGGTCCCACAGGAGAGTCCTAGGGGGTATGGGGGGGTCAGCCTAAGGAGGTTCTGGAGGAGGAAggtcctggggggtctggggggactggagggtctgggggggttCAGCCTAAGGGGGTCCCACAGGAGGGtctgggggtgcccaggggtctgggggtgtcaGCCTAAGGGGGTCCCACAGGAGGGTCTGGGGGTGCCCGGCGTCCTGGGGGGGTCCCACaggagggtcctggggggggtctgggggggtcaGCCTAAGGGGGTTCCAGAGGAGGAAGGTCatgggggggtctgggggttcAGCCCACaggagggtcctggggggtctgggggtgtcaGCCTAAGGGGGTCCCGGAGCAGGAGGGTCCCTGGGGATTCACAGGGTCTTGAGGGGGTCAGAGATAGGGAGGGACCCCAGGGCGGCTCTGAgcccgtttttggggtgcccctcTCTGCCCCCCCAGAGTTCTTCATCGacgggctgggggtgctgcacGTGGGCTCGTGCGAGGACGTGGTCGTGGACCACGCGTCCAAGCTGGCGCTGCCGTGGCGGCGCTCGGAGGGCGAGCGCCAGTACAACCGGTACCGGTACCCGGCGGCGCGCGACGACAGCCTGCGCCTCAAACAGCGCCTCTTCTTCTTCAAGAACCGCTTCAAGTGCATGGCCGGCGACTAGGGGTGGCCACCAGCCCCGGGCTCCGCCGGCCAGCCCCGGGGCGCCGCGGGGCCGCTGACACCGCGGTGACGCTGCCCCCGGGCACCCCGCGGGCTGCCCGCGCTGGCCACCCCCGGGGTGCCACTGACacagaggtggcacagggccaccagggccacGGGACGCGCCGCGGACGTCGCTGACCCCAGGCCACCAGCACGGGCCAGCTGAagggcactgctgccagccacCCCTccggtgtccccagagccacagccGTGGCTACTCCGTGGGCCACTGGCCACATCTggggcacccccagggccacCGACCCCACTGGGCCATCTCCTGTGGGCCACCCCCAGGGCCACCGTTGTTGGCCACTTCCAGGGCTACCAACCTTGGGGTGGCTGCCCCTTTGGGCCACCCCGGGGGCCACCACCCCCGGCTGCCCCCGGGGTGCCCACGGGGCCGGGACACTGGCGTGACACAGGGCCACCACCCCCGGGGTGGCCAGCTCCAGGGCCACTGCCACTATGGTCCAGCTCAAGGGTCAGCCTCCCTTGGGCCACCCCGTGTGCCACCACCACTGGCCACCTGTGGgacacccccagcaccccctccccacccGTGGCCACCCCCAGGGCCATCCCATGGGCCACCACCGAGGGCCACTGCCATGGGCCACCACCCAGGGCCACCACCCAGGGCCACCACCCAGGGCCACCACGGggtccccgcagcccccccgcccccccgcgGTGTTTTTAGCTCTTTTGTACTTTGGGGGTGGGGTGGTGGCGGGGTCCCCCCGGGTCCCCCCCGTCGCCCCCGACTCAGTTTTCTATTGCCGGCCCCTCCCCCGCGCTGCCGCCAGGATTTTTGTGCCAAGTCtcggcccctccccccaggacccccgagcccccggggtgggggaggggctgggggaggggctgcCCCCCCCGCCCTTTTCTACCCAATGGATGGTGAGATTTTAACCAGCCCGAAATCGGCCTCTTTCTTCCAAAAacggggggggaggggggcccAGGCCCCGCCCACTcagggggctcagggtgggGGGGCTATAGGGGTGGGAGGGgctttgggatgggaggggcTATAGGGGACGGTGGGGGCGTGGTCAATGGGCGTGGTTAGTTGGGTGTGATCAGTGGGTGTGGTCGGTGGGCGTGGTCAGTGGGTGTGGTCAGTCGGGTGTGATCAGTTGGTTGTGGTCAGTGGGTGTGGTCAATTGGTGTGACCAGTGTGCGTGGTCAGTTGGGCGTGGTCAGTGGGTGTGGCCAGTGGGCGTGGCTCCTCCGGGGGGTTGGGATTTTCAACAGGAATGTCCTTGGACCCCCCCTCCTCCACCCAGCACCCTCCAGGGTCCATCCTgacctggcagggacag includes:
- the B4GALNT1 gene encoding beta-1,4 N-acetylgalactosaminyltransferase 1 isoform X2, whose amino-acid sequence is MTPPVVRPRGRGGCENGGRGDWPEPARPAANGEAGRGRPRRRHAWRFPIGRAGCRRSPRADWWRAPSIPRGSRDYRSRVGGAPRPVLWGQSHECGLSPPRRDLRPPRGRMRGAQRALCLLLVASASLAALYLHLWAPKGPPSVDLRRPPPERLPPPLPPPARAYPHVPFRLKEEVMELLPRNGCSCEAEAEAGLALPLRRRLFGPGPAGLDFASAFAPGERPRQLRLREREYRNYRNRVQTPADRLLIVPANSPLEYPAQGVEVRPLQTVLVPGLSLQAPARSRYQVNLTASLGTLAVAAEVEGVALRGEGQPHLSLAAAHLDHLNRQLQFVTYTNTQFHPDTADIVQFSTDGHSAAFAIRIRHPPTPRLYGPGTASDSDGDSDSDSSGDGGYNISALVTVATKTFLRYDKLRGLIASIRRFYPSVTIVVADDSQRPEPLSGPHLEHYLMPFGKGWFAGRNLAVSQVTTKYVLWVDDDFIFTPRTRLEKLVDVLERTSLDLVGGAVREITGYTTTYRQRLSVRGGGAGGDCLRTRPGFHHRLAGFPACVVTDGVVNFFLARTDKVRQVGFDPRLRRVAHLEFFIDGLGVLHVGSCEDVVVDHASKLALPWRRSEGERQYNRYRYPAARDDSLRLKQRLFFFKNRFKCMAGD
- the B4GALNT1 gene encoding beta-1,4 N-acetylgalactosaminyltransferase 1 isoform X1 gives rise to the protein MRGAQRALCLLLVASASLAALYLHLWAPKGPPSVDLRRPPPERLPPPLPPPARAYPHVPFRLKEEVMELLPRNGCSCEAEAEAGLALPLRRRLFGPGPAGLDFASAFAPGERPRQLRLREREYRNYRNRVQTPADRLLIVPANSPLEYPAQGVEVRPLQTVLVPGLSLQAPARSRYQVNLTASLGTLAVAAEVEGVALRGEGQPHLSLAAAHLDHLNRQLQFVTYTNTQFHPDTADIVQFSTDGHSAAFAIRIRHPPTPRLYGPGTASDSDGDSDSDSSGDGGYNISALVTVATKTFLRYDKLRGLIASIRRFYPSVTIVVADDSQRPEPLSGPHLEHYLMPFGKGWFAGRNLAVSQVTTKYVLWVDDDFIFTPRTRLEKLVDVLERTSLDLVGGAVREITGYTTTYRQRLSVRGGGAGGDCLRTRPGFHHRLAGFPACVVTDGVVNFFLARTDKVRQVGFDPRLRRVAHLEFFIDGLGVLHVGSCEDVVVDHASKLALPWRRSEGERQYNRYRYPAARDDSLRLKQRLFFFKNRFKCMAGD